From one Thermoanaerobacter uzonensis DSM 18761 genomic stretch:
- the csx19 gene encoding type III-D CRISPR-associated protein Csx19 yields MLNDIYEIKTIYSKVEQKDMDNELNNDAFIQKIKDVGKGYIVCWLDYAVLFGTVQNGEIKFYNNESPNFKKYLQKMRIFNEKEELYIWRSENKFKYRYRKEDADAKENQIEYIDAKQIMYGSKFEDKGNFIEVSEKRGIRYIVPREFIGNNSIEDLNNNKKSLVLHTRNYIGYNEIGQAGFVDSRFLKISVI; encoded by the coding sequence ATGCTAAATGATATTTATGAAATCAAAACAATTTATTCAAAAGTTGAACAAAAAGATATGGACAATGAATTAAACAATGATGCATTTATTCAAAAAATAAAAGATGTTGGCAAAGGATATATAGTATGCTGGCTTGATTATGCAGTTTTATTTGGAACAGTACAAAATGGTGAAATCAAATTTTACAATAATGAATCACCTAATTTTAAAAAATATCTTCAAAAAATGAGAATATTTAATGAAAAGGAAGAATTGTATATTTGGAGGTCAGAAAACAAATTTAAATATAGATACAGGAAAGAAGATGCTGATGCAAAAGAGAATCAAATAGAATATATTGATGCTAAGCAAATAATGTATGGAAGTAAATTTGAAGATAAAGGTAATTTTATAGAAGTTTCTGAAAAAAGAGGAATTAGATATATAGTACCAAGGGAATTTATAGGTAATAACTCAATTGAGGACCTAAACAATAATAAGAAAAGTTTAGTGTTACATACGAGAAATTATATAGGCTACAATGAAATTGGACAAGCTGGTTTTGTTGACAGTAGGTTTTTAAAAATATCAGTTATTTAA
- a CDS encoding RAMP superfamily CRISPR-associated protein — protein sequence MKIGIKLLSYTLSSSGEGAGIIDSDVVLDDLGFPYIPSRRVKGVLKESAKEVCDMLGLEDYSIVKSIFGEDGFVEGKLHIGNLYINDYENIREEVENLKRDKKSTYNIFIHPSQIASYYTSIRQQTSIDEDGEIAKEGSLRTFRVLKPGLKFEGELYEITSLSKKENALLYLAAINLKRIGTSRNRGFGEIKCTIEDIKISSIDDAIQYLNNDNDKNITEEIKSSDSGKFNANKKGNIKKLSYKITILSPIVLAKEIGEQNTINTEKYIPSTTIRGLFANKFIKEFNLSNAAHKDDNFYNLFLKNEILFTSAYPFKKDKTYYPALYLHKEKGEDSDQMYNILEKVPESIKTKPVNKMVYYNSDKIYSHDVSTTFYFHNARNREKGHATGEEIFYYEAINEGEEFKGFIIGDEGYLEEIKRIFGDNFTSFIGRSKSAQYGLVNIEFGDLEDTDDLEDVKDEFIIVATSPVILYNEWGFPDISVKALENYLKKHFDCFNITVEKIIAKTEYVENFIGVWRMKNTRELAYSPGSAFKIKIEGCNDLKEKLNSLLIYGFGEKTELGFGRVKVYSSLEENYERKYDEEDGHKGIIIQYSKAILENIVKQKAEEILKFKAFEKAEDYKNRKETISNNLIGRLEGMLFKTNKFDDWKTKLKDLEKKPAGETLKNLNLWDNLYKLDIFNNNSNEIEFYDKLSKAVGELKIQLDNFNLSKTYWISFFRYLRLFKKQGGEKDE from the coding sequence ATGAAAATTGGTATAAAATTATTATCATATACGTTATCAAGTTCTGGAGAAGGTGCAGGTATAATAGATAGCGATGTAGTATTAGATGACCTTGGATTTCCCTACATTCCTTCAAGACGTGTAAAAGGTGTATTAAAAGAAAGTGCAAAAGAAGTTTGCGATATGTTAGGTTTAGAAGATTATAGTATTGTTAAAAGCATATTTGGGGAAGATGGTTTTGTAGAAGGAAAGCTGCATATAGGTAATTTATACATAAATGATTATGAGAATATAAGAGAAGAAGTTGAAAACTTAAAACGTGATAAAAAAAGCACATATAACATTTTTATACATCCTTCTCAAATTGCATCTTATTATACATCTATAAGGCAGCAAACTTCTATAGATGAAGATGGTGAAATTGCTAAAGAGGGTTCACTTAGGACATTTCGAGTTTTAAAGCCAGGTTTAAAATTTGAAGGTGAACTTTATGAAATAACTTCTTTGAGCAAAAAAGAAAACGCTCTATTGTATTTGGCTGCAATTAATCTAAAAAGAATTGGTACATCAAGAAATCGTGGATTTGGTGAAATAAAATGCACTATTGAAGATATTAAAATTAGCAGTATTGATGATGCTATTCAATATTTAAATAATGATAATGATAAAAATATCACAGAAGAGATTAAATCTTCTGATTCAGGAAAATTTAATGCTAATAAAAAAGGAAATATAAAAAAATTATCTTACAAAATAACTATATTATCTCCGATTGTATTAGCAAAAGAGATAGGAGAGCAAAACACAATTAATACAGAAAAATATATACCATCTACAACAATTAGAGGTTTATTTGCGAATAAATTTATAAAGGAATTTAATTTAAGTAATGCTGCCCATAAAGATGACAATTTTTATAATTTATTTTTAAAAAATGAGATTTTATTTACTTCTGCATATCCCTTTAAAAAAGATAAAACTTACTACCCAGCACTTTATTTACATAAAGAAAAAGGAGAAGATTCCGATCAAATGTACAATATTTTAGAAAAAGTTCCTGAAAGCATAAAAACAAAGCCAGTGAATAAAATGGTTTATTATAATAGCGATAAAATTTATTCCCATGACGTCTCAACAACATTTTATTTTCATAATGCAAGAAACAGAGAAAAAGGACATGCTACAGGAGAAGAAATCTTTTATTATGAGGCAATAAACGAAGGAGAAGAATTCAAAGGATTTATTATAGGTGATGAGGGATACCTTGAAGAAATAAAAAGAATATTTGGTGACAACTTTACCTCTTTTATTGGTAGATCAAAAAGTGCACAATATGGCTTAGTAAATATAGAATTTGGCGATTTAGAAGACACAGACGATTTAGAAGATGTGAAAGATGAGTTTATTATAGTAGCAACTTCTCCTGTTATTTTATATAACGAATGGGGTTTTCCTGATATATCTGTGAAAGCATTAGAAAATTACCTAAAAAAACACTTTGATTGTTTCAATATTACTGTAGAAAAAATTATTGCAAAAACCGAGTATGTTGAAAACTTTATTGGTGTTTGGAGAATGAAAAATACGCGTGAATTAGCTTATTCACCAGGTTCTGCATTCAAAATAAAAATTGAGGGTTGTAATGATTTAAAAGAAAAATTAAATTCTCTTTTAATATATGGTTTTGGAGAAAAAACAGAATTAGGATTTGGCAGGGTCAAGGTATATTCGTCTTTGGAAGAAAATTATGAGAGGAAATATGATGAAGAAGATGGACATAAGGGAATAATCATCCAATATTCAAAGGCTATTTTAGAAAATATAGTAAAACAAAAAGCAGAAGAAATTTTAAAATTTAAAGCTTTTGAAAAAGCAGAGGATTATAAAAACAGAAAAGAAACCATTTCAAACAATTTAATAGGACGGCTTGAAGGGATGCTGTTTAAAACTAATAAATTTGATGATTGGAAAACAAAATTAAAAGATTTGGAGAAAAAGCCTGCTGGTGAAACCTTAAAAAATTTAAATTTATGGGATAATTTATATAAATTAGATATTTTTAATAATAATTCAAATGAAATTGAATTTTATGACAAATTATCAAAAGCTGTTGGAGAATTAAAGATACAGTTGGATAATTTTAATCTGTCAAAAACATACTGGATTAGCTTCTTTAGATATTTAAGATTATTTAAAAAGCAGGGGGGAGAAAAAGATGAATGA
- a CDS encoding RAMP superfamily CRISPR-associated protein translates to MNDNSKLASIIVIEGILENTSPFVIGTGKGDIIDIEIIKDENGNPYIPATSFVGALRHHISKNFKEEDKETWEYFWGSKNLNNNKAVQSHFILSDLKILKIMDNPKEDLITVRDGVAIDEKTGTAKEKAKYDYEIVNKDLEFEFKAEIKIRKSFKNKTNDILKILKTIITEFEAGNVQFGAFTTKGFGRFKLKNFQILKFDFPNDGINYLKFLQNEYLPEDKLDLKKIELDLSKIDILSKKDNADCIITADFSIKSSLIISSYTTDSKDPDKVHIKYNGKNVLTGTSLKGAIRSRAFKIVNTLCKNNQEENDDLKKLFGWADTENKEETKYKSRVIIDESIVENVIEKEQARIKIDRFTGGVIAGALFQSKPLWHNDENVRLKIKIKDAKDWEIGLLLLVLKDLWNEDLPIGGEKNIGRGVLKGKGIEIEYNVEKYTIQKSEDDKRTNKVLVNDKDKEKLENFVKEFLKKARDWDAK, encoded by the coding sequence ATGAATGATAATTCTAAACTTGCAAGTATTATTGTTATAGAAGGTATTTTAGAAAACACTTCACCTTTTGTAATTGGTACGGGTAAAGGTGATATTATTGATATAGAAATTATAAAAGATGAGAATGGCAATCCTTATATACCAGCAACTTCTTTTGTGGGGGCATTAAGACACCATATTTCGAAAAATTTTAAAGAAGAAGATAAAGAAACATGGGAGTATTTTTGGGGTTCTAAAAATCTAAATAACAATAAAGCTGTTCAAAGTCATTTTATTCTTAGTGATTTGAAGATTTTAAAAATTATGGACAACCCTAAAGAAGACTTGATAACTGTTAGAGATGGTGTGGCAATAGATGAAAAAACTGGAACTGCAAAAGAGAAAGCAAAATATGATTATGAAATAGTTAATAAAGACTTAGAATTTGAATTTAAAGCTGAAATTAAGATAAGGAAAAGCTTTAAAAATAAGACAAATGATATTCTAAAAATATTAAAAACTATAATTACTGAGTTTGAGGCTGGTAATGTTCAGTTTGGTGCATTTACTACTAAAGGATTTGGAAGATTTAAGTTAAAAAACTTTCAGATATTAAAATTTGATTTTCCTAATGATGGGATAAATTATTTGAAATTCTTACAGAATGAGTATTTGCCAGAAGATAAACTTGATTTAAAGAAGATAGAACTTGATTTAAGCAAGATAGATATACTTTCTAAAAAAGATAATGCTGATTGTATTATAACTGCAGATTTTTCAATAAAGAGCTCACTTATTATAAGTTCATATACAACGGACTCCAAAGATCCGGATAAAGTACACATAAAATATAATGGCAAAAATGTTTTAACTGGAACTTCACTAAAAGGTGCGATAAGATCGAGAGCTTTTAAGATAGTAAACACATTATGCAAGAATAATCAAGAAGAAAATGATGATTTAAAAAAATTATTTGGCTGGGCTGATACAGAAAATAAAGAAGAGACTAAATACAAAAGCAGAGTAATTATTGATGAGAGTATAGTTGAGAATGTGATTGAAAAAGAGCAGGCAAGAATAAAGATTGATAGATTTACAGGAGGAGTAATTGCAGGTGCTTTATTTCAATCTAAACCTCTTTGGCATAATGATGAAAATGTGCGATTAAAAATAAAAATTAAAGATGCAAAAGACTGGGAAATTGGGCTTTTACTTTTAGTATTGAAAGACTTATGGAATGAAGATTTGCCTATTGGCGGAGAAAAAAATATAGGAAGAGGAGTCTTAAAAGGTAAAGGGATAGAAATTGAATATAATGTAGAAAAATATACTATTCAAAAAAGTGAAGATGATAAAAGGACAAACAAAGTATTAGTTAATGATAAAGATAAAGAGAAATTAGAAAATTTTGTTAAAGAATTCTTAAAAAAAGCGAGGGATTGGGATGCTAAATGA
- a CDS encoding Cas10/Cmr2 second palm domain-containing protein, with product MKLSAVLIDTVSIQEYIFLSNKLKENIGASFLVKKIYEDILKEALKVTFSRDIDIKEWENDPTNIKINQDSEEVEIGYIGGGNALVLFKDKYKTTEFIKNYTKLLLVKVPGLKTAFGIIHDFDLDNFKNSMKNLHENLRENKNKYSPNVTLPKYGFTLDCPRTNESAENFEDPERAESFNEQDAKIKYISSVAWTKLKFSDKAKDEMIDKINDILNDKYTLTNDIEKLGQQEGKDYIAVVHIDGNKMGERFSKCESLSEYRKLSIGVRNATEKTFKKMIEILIKQIKKNKAFDLKNGEFKLSTENGKIILPIRPIVLGGDDITFISDGRLGIWLAEIFIKEFANHSINNEPLSVCGGVSIVKTKYPFYRAYKLAEGLIDKAKKESRKKEGSYIDFFISSSGWSGSLDGIINKHLSTVNGNLHFGPYRVDKTNEEKSLENLKYIVKEFKNIPKNKIMKLREILFEDKDNAKIYVKELKAKGVKLPQIKGMYYHEHIWQNKETPYFDAIELIDFYPEGLL from the coding sequence ATGAAATTAAGTGCAGTTTTAATTGATACAGTATCAATACAGGAATATATTTTTTTAAGCAATAAGCTAAAAGAAAATATTGGTGCATCGTTTTTGGTTAAAAAAATATATGAAGATATTTTAAAAGAAGCTTTAAAAGTAACGTTTAGTAGGGATATAGACATTAAGGAATGGGAAAATGATCCTACAAATATCAAAATAAACCAAGACAGTGAAGAAGTTGAGATAGGATATATAGGCGGAGGGAATGCATTAGTTTTATTTAAAGATAAATATAAAACTACAGAATTTATAAAAAATTATACGAAGCTTCTTTTAGTTAAAGTGCCAGGTTTAAAAACAGCTTTTGGAATAATACACGATTTTGATTTAGATAATTTTAAAAATTCTATGAAAAATTTACACGAGAATTTAAGAGAAAATAAAAACAAATATTCCCCTAATGTAACATTACCTAAATATGGTTTTACACTTGATTGTCCAAGAACTAATGAAAGTGCAGAAAATTTTGAGGATCCAGAAAGAGCCGAAAGTTTTAACGAACAAGATGCAAAAATAAAATACATTTCTTCAGTAGCTTGGACCAAATTAAAATTTTCAGACAAAGCTAAAGATGAAATGATAGATAAAATAAATGATATACTCAATGATAAATATACTTTAACAAATGACATCGAAAAATTAGGTCAACAAGAAGGCAAAGACTATATTGCTGTTGTGCATATTGATGGGAATAAAATGGGTGAGAGATTTTCAAAATGCGAAAGTCTTTCAGAATATAGGAAGCTGTCGATTGGCGTGAGAAATGCTACAGAAAAGACATTTAAAAAAATGATAGAGATTTTAATAAAACAAATTAAGAAAAATAAAGCTTTTGATTTAAAGAATGGAGAATTTAAACTAAGTACGGAAAATGGAAAGATTATATTGCCAATAAGACCCATTGTCTTAGGCGGGGATGATATAACTTTTATTTCAGATGGCAGATTGGGGATTTGGTTAGCTGAAATATTTATTAAGGAATTTGCTAATCACAGCATAAATAACGAGCCTTTATCTGTATGTGGGGGGGTAAGTATTGTAAAGACAAAATATCCCTTTTATAGGGCTTATAAGTTAGCAGAAGGTTTAATTGACAAAGCTAAAAAGGAATCGAGAAAAAAGGAAGGTTCTTATATTGACTTTTTTATCTCTTCATCTGGTTGGAGCGGCAGCTTAGATGGTATTATAAATAAGCATTTATCAACTGTAAATGGAAATCTTCATTTTGGACCTTATCGGGTTGACAAAACAAATGAAGAGAAGTCATTAGAAAATTTAAAATATATTGTTAAAGAATTTAAAAATATTCCCAAAAATAAAATTATGAAATTAAGAGAAATTTTATTTGAAGATAAAGATAATGCGAAAATTTATGTGAAAGAATTAAAAGCTAAAGGAGTAAAGCTACCACAGATAAAAGGAATGTATTATCATGAACATATATGGCAAAACAAAGAGACACCATATTTTGATGCTATAGAGCTTATAGATTTTTATCCGGAGGGATTATTATGA